A window from Streptomyces sp. NBC_00299 encodes these proteins:
- a CDS encoding XdhC family protein produces MLDRLPELKNWLAEGRDVAVATVVSVGGSAPRGPGATLAVDRAGTVIGSVSGGCVEGAVYDLCAQALETGQSVLERFGYSDEDAFAVGLTCGGVLDVMVTPVLADTPVRALLCSALEMVSKGEPVAMAQVVEGPTAHFGATLLVHGDGSTEGGLGIHGDLDRTAAAQALAALDAGRTGTVELSPDGSHCPDGLTLLVESSTPPPRMIVFGAVDFAAALVRVGKFLGYHVTVCDARPVFTTPARFPEADEVVVDWPHRYLRGTGTDGRTVLCVLTHDAKFDVPLLDVALRLPVAFVGAMGSRRTHTDRDRRLREVGLSEEELARLRSPIGLDLGGRTPEETALSIAAEIVASRRGGTGLPLTGSGTPIHHRATVPARSHRSPGGREPSTGVADLAPRTAPPPPPPTTRRGRPSPSPTRPERPASTAGERSTVVAVTCRPSSS; encoded by the coding sequence ATGCTTGACCGTCTGCCGGAGCTGAAGAACTGGCTGGCCGAGGGGCGTGATGTCGCCGTCGCCACCGTCGTGTCCGTCGGCGGCAGCGCCCCGCGGGGCCCCGGCGCCACACTCGCCGTCGACAGGGCCGGCACCGTCATCGGCTCGGTGTCGGGCGGGTGCGTCGAGGGCGCGGTCTACGACCTGTGTGCGCAGGCGCTGGAGACCGGGCAGAGCGTGCTGGAGCGCTTCGGCTACAGCGACGAGGATGCGTTCGCCGTGGGTCTGACCTGCGGTGGTGTCCTCGACGTGATGGTCACGCCCGTGCTCGCGGACACGCCCGTCAGGGCGCTGCTGTGCTCGGCCCTGGAGATGGTGTCCAAGGGCGAGCCGGTGGCCATGGCCCAAGTCGTCGAGGGCCCGACCGCGCACTTCGGTGCCACCCTGCTCGTCCACGGCGACGGCTCCACGGAAGGCGGCCTCGGGATCCACGGGGACCTCGACCGCACGGCCGCGGCGCAGGCCCTGGCCGCGCTCGACGCCGGTCGCACGGGCACGGTGGAGCTGTCGCCGGACGGCTCGCACTGTCCCGACGGCCTCACCCTGCTCGTGGAGTCCAGCACGCCTCCGCCGCGGATGATCGTGTTCGGTGCGGTCGACTTCGCCGCGGCGCTGGTGCGGGTCGGTAAGTTCCTGGGCTATCACGTCACCGTGTGCGACGCCCGGCCGGTGTTCACCACGCCGGCACGCTTCCCCGAGGCGGACGAGGTCGTCGTGGACTGGCCGCACCGCTATCTGCGGGGCACCGGGACCGACGGCCGGACCGTGCTGTGCGTCCTCACGCACGACGCCAAGTTCGACGTGCCCCTGCTGGATGTCGCGCTGCGGCTGCCGGTCGCGTTCGTGGGCGCGATGGGCTCGCGACGTACCCACACCGACCGGGACCGCAGGTTGCGTGAAGTGGGCCTGAGCGAGGAGGAGTTGGCGCGGCTGAGGTCACCCATCGGGCTCGACCTCGGAGGCCGTACGCCCGAGGAGACCGCCTTGTCGATCGCTGCGGAGATCGTCGCGTCCCGCCGAGGCGGGACGGGCCTCCCGCTGACGGGTTCGGGGACACCGATCCACCACAGGGCGACGGTTCCGGCTCGCTCCCACCGCTCACCCGGCGGGCGGGAGCCGTCCACCGGAGTCGCGGACCTTGCTCCCCGGACGGCACCACCACCTCCGCCACCTACAACCCGGCGGGGGAGACCAAGCCCATCACCGACCCGGCCGGAACGACCCGCTTCGACTGCCGGGGAGCGCTCGACCGTGGTCGCCGTGACCTGTCGGCCCAGTTCGTCGTAG
- a CDS encoding M64 family metallopeptidase, whose translation MKIPRQAEAAPSRADEQAAAAADVIPIQNSGPSDSRFDMVILGDGYTASEMGLLRQQAQSKWDELSTTAPWDKYRQNINVWLVNVVSNQSGVDNDPTEGVSRDTALDMGFFCGGLERLLCLSEPKAQAYAAQAPGVDAIVAVGHTSKYGGAGYPSLATVSGGNEHSGRIAIHELGHSVGGLADEYFTPDTTYPGGEPGEPNVTTDPSGSKWASYLGQSTPDGGTIGAYEGGSQYERGIYRPSQDSLMRSLDKPFNLIGLAAMDQAIGSKISGVAPGTSEQAPR comes from the coding sequence GTGAAGATACCGAGGCAGGCCGAGGCCGCACCCTCGCGCGCCGACGAGCAAGCAGCCGCAGCTGCCGACGTGATTCCCATCCAGAACTCCGGGCCTTCCGACTCCCGCTTCGACATGGTGATCCTGGGCGACGGCTACACCGCCTCCGAGATGGGCCTTCTCCGTCAGCAGGCACAGTCGAAGTGGGACGAGCTCTCCACCACGGCCCCCTGGGACAAGTATCGCCAGAACATCAACGTATGGCTGGTAAACGTCGTCTCCAACCAGTCCGGTGTGGACAACGACCCCACCGAGGGGGTCAGCCGTGACACCGCCCTGGACATGGGCTTCTTCTGCGGCGGCCTCGAACGGCTGCTGTGCCTGAGCGAGCCGAAGGCCCAGGCGTACGCGGCCCAGGCCCCCGGCGTCGATGCGATCGTCGCCGTCGGCCACACCAGCAAGTACGGCGGTGCCGGTTACCCCAGCCTCGCCACCGTCTCGGGCGGCAACGAGCACTCCGGACGCATCGCCATCCATGAACTCGGCCACTCCGTGGGCGGCTTGGCCGACGAGTACTTCACCCCGGACACCACCTACCCCGGCGGCGAACCCGGCGAGCCCAACGTCACCACCGACCCGTCCGGCTCCAAGTGGGCGTCCTACCTCGGACAGAGCACTCCGGACGGCGGCACGATCGGCGCCTACGAGGGCGGCAGCCAGTACGAGCGCGGCATCTACCGGCCGTCGCAGGACTCCCTGATGCGCAGCCTCGACAAGCCGTTCAACCTCATCGGCCTCGCCGCGATGGACCAGGCCATCGGCTCCAAGATCAGTGGAGTGGCACCCGGCACGTCCGAACAGGCCCCACGCTAG
- a CDS encoding DUF5990 family protein, whose product MTGLHIRIDAVDLPGLTCPPEALSGAEVPEYRYIHIAVQRRDRPTELLAPQPRDAVFATWTLDCAMPATPSGRDVRGGAPHSGPSRCHGR is encoded by the coding sequence ATGACCGGTCTGCACATCCGCATCGACGCCGTCGACCTGCCCGGACTCACCTGCCCGCCGGAAGCATTATCGGGCGCCGAAGTCCCGGAGTACCGCTACATCCACATTGCCGTGCAACGCCGAGACCGACCTACCGAACTCCTCGCCCCGCAGCCCCGCGACGCCGTCTTCGCCACCTGGACCCTGGACTGCGCCATGCCGGCAACACCGAGTGGCCGCGATGTGAGGGGAGGAGCCCCACATTCAGGGCCGTCCAGGTGTCACGGCAGGTGA